The following proteins come from a genomic window of Sorghum bicolor cultivar BTx623 chromosome 3, Sorghum_bicolor_NCBIv3, whole genome shotgun sequence:
- the LOC8077421 gene encoding probable Histone-lysine N-methyltransferase ATXR5 isoform X2, with translation MGRAAPPSSPSSPQLGRKRTAAPTPEPPTPRRYCSMDDVMRRARAVDAPPPVARARVYTYYENLICETCGSGDRDDDLLLCDRCDRGHHTFCLRPIAARVPIGPWFCPVCAPPAKAPKRFPMKQTKIIDFFGIRKDGQDAQAPKCRLSQDARRRRKRSLVMHKKRRRILPFVPSEDEARRLKQMASLATAMTSSKTKFSNELTYMPNMAPRSSNLARLEVGGMQVLPKEDKESIELCRTMQQRGECPPLLVVFDSLEGFTVQADADIKDMTFLAEYAGDVDYLEKRANDDIDCIMTLLLTADPSQRLVICPDKRGNISRFISGINNHTQDGKKKQNVKCVRYDIDGESHVLLVACRDIPRGEKLYYDYNGYEHAYPTQHFL, from the exons AtgggccgcgccgcgccgccgtcaTCGCCGAGCTCGCCGCAGCTCGGGCGCAAGCGCACGGCGGCTCCCACACCGGAGCCGCCGACGCCGCGGCGCTACTGCTCCATGGACGACGTCatgcgccgcgcgcgcgccgtCGACGCGCCGCCCCCCGTCGCCCGCGCGCGGGTGTACACCTACTACGAGAACCTCATCTGCGAGACCTGCGGCTCCGGCGACCGCGACGACGACCTGCTCCTCTGCGACCGCTGCGACCGCGGCCACCACACCTTCTGCCTCCGCCCCATCGCCGCCAGGGTCCCCATCGGCCCCTGGTTCTGCCCCGTCTGCGCCCCGCCCGCCAAGGCCCCCAAGA GATTCCCGATGAAGCAGACCAAGATCATCGATTTCTTCGGGATTCGGAAGGATGGGCAGGATGCCCAGGCCCCCAAATGTAGGCTCTCCCAAG ATGCTAGAAGGCGAAGGAAGCGTTCTCTTGTTATgcacaagaagaggaggaggataCTGCCATTTGTTCCATCtgaagatgaagctagaagACTAAAACAAATGGCGTCTCTGGCCACTGCTATGACGTCTTCTAAAACAAAGTTCAGTAATGAACTGACTTACATGCCTAATATGGCTCCTAGATCTTCCAATCTGGCAAGATTGGAGGTAGGCGGTATGCAG GTTCTGCCCAAAGAGGATAAGGAAAGTATAGAGTTGTGCAGAACCATGCAACAAAGAGGCGAATGCCCTCCACTTCTTGTGGTCTTCGATTCCCTTGAAGG TTTCACTGTGCAGGCTGATGCTGATATTAAGGATATGACCTTCCTCGCTGAATATGCTGGGGATGTCGATTATCTGGAGAAGAGGGCAAATGATGATATTGACTGCATTATGACGCTCCTCTTGACAGCTGACCCTTCCCAAAGGCTGGTCATTTGCCCTGACAAGCGGGGGAACATTTCTCGCTTTATCAGTGGCATCAATAACCACACACA GGATGGCAAGAAGAAGCAGAATGTAAAGTGTGTGCGGTATGACATTGATGGGGAGAGCCATGTCTTGTTGGTGGCCTGCCGTGATATACCTCGTGGTGAAAAGCTATATTACGATTACAATGGATACGAGCATGCCTATCCCACTCAACATTTCCTCTAA
- the LOC8077421 gene encoding probable Histone-lysine N-methyltransferase ATXR5 isoform X1: protein MGRAAPPSSPSSPQLGRKRTAAPTPEPPTPRRYCSMDDVMRRARAVDAPPPVARARVYTYYENLICETCGSGDRDDDLLLCDRCDRGHHTFCLRPIAARVPIGPWFCPVCAPPAKAPKRFPMKQTKIIDFFGIRKDGQDAQAPKCRLSQDARRRRKRSLVMHKKRRRILPFVPSEDEARRLKQMASLATAMTSSKTKFSNELTYMPNMAPRSSNLARLEVGGMQVLPKEDKESIELCRTMQQRGECPPLLVVFDSLEGFTVQADADIKDMTFLAEYAGDVDYLEKRANDDIDCIMTLLLTADPSQRLVICPDKRGNISRFISGINNHTQDGKKKQNVKCVRYDIDGESHVLLVACRDIPRGSYVRPGGMSLLRLSSSIPKLILINYSPSKAKVLLNC from the exons AtgggccgcgccgcgccgccgtcaTCGCCGAGCTCGCCGCAGCTCGGGCGCAAGCGCACGGCGGCTCCCACACCGGAGCCGCCGACGCCGCGGCGCTACTGCTCCATGGACGACGTCatgcgccgcgcgcgcgccgtCGACGCGCCGCCCCCCGTCGCCCGCGCGCGGGTGTACACCTACTACGAGAACCTCATCTGCGAGACCTGCGGCTCCGGCGACCGCGACGACGACCTGCTCCTCTGCGACCGCTGCGACCGCGGCCACCACACCTTCTGCCTCCGCCCCATCGCCGCCAGGGTCCCCATCGGCCCCTGGTTCTGCCCCGTCTGCGCCCCGCCCGCCAAGGCCCCCAAGA GATTCCCGATGAAGCAGACCAAGATCATCGATTTCTTCGGGATTCGGAAGGATGGGCAGGATGCCCAGGCCCCCAAATGTAGGCTCTCCCAAG ATGCTAGAAGGCGAAGGAAGCGTTCTCTTGTTATgcacaagaagaggaggaggataCTGCCATTTGTTCCATCtgaagatgaagctagaagACTAAAACAAATGGCGTCTCTGGCCACTGCTATGACGTCTTCTAAAACAAAGTTCAGTAATGAACTGACTTACATGCCTAATATGGCTCCTAGATCTTCCAATCTGGCAAGATTGGAGGTAGGCGGTATGCAG GTTCTGCCCAAAGAGGATAAGGAAAGTATAGAGTTGTGCAGAACCATGCAACAAAGAGGCGAATGCCCTCCACTTCTTGTGGTCTTCGATTCCCTTGAAGG TTTCACTGTGCAGGCTGATGCTGATATTAAGGATATGACCTTCCTCGCTGAATATGCTGGGGATGTCGATTATCTGGAGAAGAGGGCAAATGATGATATTGACTGCATTATGACGCTCCTCTTGACAGCTGACCCTTCCCAAAGGCTGGTCATTTGCCCTGACAAGCGGGGGAACATTTCTCGCTTTATCAGTGGCATCAATAACCACACACA GGATGGCAAGAAGAAGCAGAATGTAAAGTGTGTGCGGTATGACATTGATGGGGAGAGCCATGTCTTGTTGGTGGCCTGCCGTGATATACCTCGTG GCTCGTACGTCCGGCCTGGTGGAATGTCGTTGCTTCGCCTATCATCTAGCATTCCGAAGCTTATTTTAATTAACTATTCACCCAGTAAAGCAAAGGTGCTGCTAAATTGCTAG
- the LOC110434076 gene encoding uncharacterized protein LOC110434076, with amino-acid sequence MDGPRWTEEVDDLVDAGDVDGAIALLESVVSNLSTSAAAAPPAADLRLATALGDLAGLHASRGNTLRADELRARAIVLRSRAAAPGALGDKEPSEKCSSQESLMGLKDSEGSANTDDKNNEDEEDDWESIADCGALDDTLARSLEQEARVPSCSSSERSGTPSSGPKRRGRGSFLYNKSVLYSDQCGSERDLDDKESSPQGRSGSKGHVNERENSAVTAAAQFGTRHVLVLYDFSPSTHTTDLERIFEKFGDHEVAIRWVNDTSALAVFRTPSAAIEAQACIPPRYKVRSLKGDDDLLAKIDGRDLEPPKPRPKTSARTAQRLIAHGMGLKQFTNFGTDELKKQEEERKNRIAARQSMRDEAWGSD; translated from the exons ATGGACGGCCCCCGTTGGACGGAGGAGGTGGACGACCTCGTCGACGCCGGCGACGTCGACGGCGCTATCGCCCTGCTCGAGTCCGTGGTCTCCAACCTCTCCACCtccgccgcagccgctcccccagcTGCCGACCTCCGCCTCGCCACGGCGCTCGGCGACCTCGCGGGCCTGCACGCCTCCCGCGGTAACACCCTCCGCGCCGACGAGCTCCGCGCCCGCGCCATCGTCCTCCGATCCCGCGCCGCTGCCCCCGGGGCCCTAGG AGATAAGGAGCCTTCAGAGAAATGTTCATCACAAGAGAGTCTTATGGGTTTGAAGGACTCTGAAGGCTCAGCTAATACTGATGATAAAAACAATGAAGATGAAGAGGATG ATTGGGAGTCTATTGCAGATTGCGGTGCACTTGATGACACACTAGCGCGCTCCCTTGAGCAAGAAGCTAGAGTACCTTCCTGTAGCTCGTCAGAGAGAAGTGGCACCCCATCTTCAGGGCCCAAAAGGAGGGGTAGGGGCTCATTTCTTTACAATAAGAGTGTTCTATACAGTGACCAGTGTGGTTCGGAAAGAGATTTGGATGACAAAGAGTCTAGTCCTCAGGGTCGATctggatcaaagggccatgtgaATGAGCGGGAGAACAGTGCTGTTACAG CTGCCGCACAGTTTGGGACAAGGCATGTCCTTGTTTTATATGACTTTTCACCGAGCACACACACAACAGATCTGGAAAGGATTTTTGAGAAGTTTGGTGATCATGAAGTTGCCATTCGCTGGGTTAATGATACTTCAGCACTTGCTGTTTTTCGGACTCCATCAGCTG CTATTGAGGCTCAGGCTTGCATACCTCCAAGATACAAAGTGCGGTCACTGAAAGGGGACGATGATCTATTGGCAAAAATAGATGGTAGAG ACTTAGAACCGCCCAAGCCAAGACCAAAGACATCTGCAAGAACAGCTCAAAGGCTAATTGCTCATGGAATGGGATTGAAGCAGTTTACAAACTTTGGAACAGATGAGCTGAAGAAACAggaggaagagaggaagaaCAGAATTGCTGCTCGACAGTCTATGCGTGATGAGGCTTGGGGTTCGGACTAA
- the LOC8077422 gene encoding 40S ribosomal protein S15 isoform X1 produces MATTMALRSGHICFMGVRVGAARCVGKLQRRSRRDGALQVDIDAEVEVAVAGQPKKRTFRKDSYRSVDLNVLLDMSTNDLSSSYPSVPAEVPQGLKRKPMVLIKSLRTMVPIAFYKFNTGMLECVIFAV; encoded by the exons ATGGCCACCACCATGGCTCTGAGATCTGGCCACATCTGCTTCATGGGCGTTCGTGTAGGCGCTGCTCGATGCGTCGGTAAGTTGCAGCGGAGGTCGCGGCGTGATGGTGCATTGCAGGTGGACATTGACGCCGAGGTGGAGGTCGCGGTCGCGGGACAGCCCAAGAAGAGGACGTTCCGCAAGGACAGCTACCGCAGTGTGGACCTCAACGTGCTCCTCGACATGTCCACCAATGACCTCTCCAGCTCTTATCCGTCCGTGCCTGCCGAAG TTCCACAGGGTCTGAAGAGGAAGCCGATGGTTCTCATCAAGAGTCTGCGTACGATGGTTCCCATTGCGTTCTATAAGTTCAATACTGGGATGTTAGAATGTGTGATTTTTGCAGTCTAA